Proteins encoded together in one Lachnospiraceae bacterium JLR.KK008 window:
- a CDS encoding sodium:solute symporter has translation MGEFGMINWIVLLAYFAAMMILGTRVGKANTNTESYFLGSRKIPWWAIGLSVMATQCSAVSFIGMPGWGYTSGLQRLTYTFQFPLVMVVLMTTFVPFFYNTKVVSIYEYLEKRFGTKSRSFMAVIFLLSRGLQTAVVMYGPALALSMIMGADPKIAILIMGIFSILYTVFGGIAAVIWTDVVQMFVIWLGVILAIFIPICTVDGGLATIMANAVSNDMIRGLDFRFTLSNPYSFWGGLLGSGFLYLTYLGTDQSQVQRVLTAKSLRETKLSLSLAGFVVPIQTLLFLLSGICLFTAFGGMAFENSDYVMLTFITKYLPVGIAGLVTAGVFAAGMSSVDSALNSLATVTVNDFYKKWKPGASDEECLKISRYMTLFWGVFATVFALFLGGLGTVLDIINIIGPMFYPCMLSAFTLAVFCKRGNEKGCIAAIITGLAVDMGMFLFTDIGSLWWNFFGFLAAFAVGYVVSIITGKAAQTTDGAQEFSYETATGNALTISNVVKLAVAGKIAEKDEDGYYVVPGRLDQIGYALIAFFAV, from the coding sequence ATGGGTGAGTTTGGTATGATTAACTGGATCGTGCTGTTAGCTTATTTTGCAGCGATGATGATTCTGGGAACACGGGTCGGAAAGGCCAATACAAATACGGAATCTTATTTCCTTGGCAGCCGGAAGATTCCGTGGTGGGCGATCGGCCTGTCCGTGATGGCAACACAGTGTTCTGCTGTTTCCTTTATTGGTATGCCTGGCTGGGGCTATACGAGTGGCCTGCAGAGACTGACATATACGTTTCAGTTTCCGCTTGTGATGGTCGTGCTGATGACGACGTTTGTACCGTTTTTCTATAATACGAAAGTGGTCAGCATCTATGAATATCTGGAAAAGCGTTTCGGGACAAAGTCAAGGAGCTTTATGGCGGTGATTTTCCTGCTTTCCCGGGGACTGCAGACTGCAGTCGTCATGTATGGTCCGGCGCTGGCACTGTCAATGATCATGGGAGCCGATCCGAAGATTGCCATTTTGATCATGGGAATCTTCTCAATTCTCTATACGGTGTTTGGCGGGATCGCGGCGGTAATCTGGACCGATGTTGTGCAGATGTTTGTGATCTGGCTGGGTGTGATCCTTGCTATTTTTATTCCGATCTGCACGGTGGACGGCGGTCTGGCTACGATTATGGCCAATGCCGTCTCAAACGACATGATCAGGGGACTGGATTTCCGGTTCACATTGAGTAATCCGTATTCCTTCTGGGGCGGTCTGCTCGGTTCCGGTTTTTTGTATCTCACATATCTGGGAACGGATCAGAGTCAGGTGCAGCGGGTACTGACGGCAAAGTCGCTCCGTGAGACGAAACTTTCGCTGTCTCTGGCGGGATTTGTTGTTCCGATTCAGACGCTTCTTTTTCTGCTCTCCGGCATCTGTCTGTTTACGGCGTTCGGAGGAATGGCGTTTGAAAATTCTGACTATGTAATGCTGACATTCATCACGAAATATCTGCCGGTGGGAATTGCCGGACTGGTGACGGCCGGAGTATTTGCAGCAGGCATGTCCAGTGTCGATTCCGCCCTCAATTCTCTGGCGACTGTCACGGTCAATGACTTTTATAAAAAATGGAAGCCGGGTGCATCGGATGAGGAATGTCTGAAAATCTCCCGCTATATGACACTGTTCTGGGGTGTCTTTGCCACAGTGTTTGCGCTGTTCCTTGGTGGTTTGGGAACCGTTCTTGATATTATCAACATCATCGGGCCGATGTTCTATCCGTGTATGCTCAGTGCGTTCACACTGGCAGTATTTTGTAAAAGAGGGAACGAAAAGGGATGTATCGCGGCGATCATCACCGGGCTTGCCGTCGACATGGGGATGTTCCTGTTTACGGACATTGGCTCTTTATGGTGGAACTTCTTTGGCTTTCTGGCGGCATTTGCAGTCGGCTATGTAGTGAGCATAATAACCGGGAAAGCGGCGCAGACAACTGACGGAGCACAGGAATTCTCCTATGAGACGGCGACCGGAAATGCGCTGACGATCAGCAACGTCGTGAAGCTGGCCGTAGCTGGTAAGATCGCGGAGAAGGATGAGGATGGTTATTATGTCGTTCCCGGCAGACTTGATCAGATCGGATATGCACTGATCGCATTTTTCGCAGTCTAG
- a CDS encoding sodium-dependent transporter — protein sequence MKKNDSVPASDAAAPHRSGFSGRLGYILAVAGSAVGLGNIWRFPYLAAKYGGGMFLLTYLILTVTFGYVLIVSETALGRMTGKSPVGVFKAFGKGPFFRFGGWINAVVPMLIVPYYCVIGGWVLKYLVEYLLGHVNALADSDYFTNFIASSGKVEFWFILFSGFVFFVILSGVKRGVERVSKVMMPVLVVLAVFMAIYSVTRPGAWEGVKYLFIPNLSNFSWMTVVAAMGQMFYSLSIAMGVLYTYGSYIEKSVDIEKSTAQVEIFDTGIAVLAGMMIIPAVFAFSGGDMSALQAGPSLAFITLPKIFSSMGAGGVAGIAFFLMFLFAALTSAISLMETSVSSLQDELKWSRRKCCLLMCVVMFVAGSASSLGYGALDFVKIFGMAFLDFFDFLTNSVMMPLAALSTCILVVKFVGFQKIAEEVERSSAFRRKKLYQFFMKYLAPICITIILISSIANVLGWITL from the coding sequence ATGAAAAAAAATGATTCCGTTCCGGCTTCCGATGCTGCGGCGCCACATCGCAGCGGATTTTCAGGGAGGCTTGGATATATATTGGCCGTGGCAGGTTCGGCGGTAGGGCTGGGCAACATCTGGCGATTTCCGTATCTTGCCGCAAAATATGGCGGCGGTATGTTTCTGCTGACTTATCTGATTCTGACAGTGACATTTGGATATGTACTGATCGTCTCGGAGACAGCTCTGGGACGTATGACCGGTAAAAGCCCGGTGGGGGTGTTCAAGGCATTTGGGAAAGGTCCTTTTTTTCGCTTTGGGGGCTGGATCAACGCGGTCGTGCCCATGCTGATCGTGCCTTATTACTGTGTCATCGGCGGCTGGGTGCTCAAATATCTGGTAGAATATCTGCTGGGGCATGTGAATGCACTGGCGGACAGTGATTATTTTACGAATTTCATTGCATCCTCGGGGAAGGTTGAATTCTGGTTTATTCTGTTTTCCGGTTTTGTGTTTTTTGTCATCTTGTCCGGTGTGAAACGGGGCGTGGAGCGGGTATCCAAAGTTATGATGCCGGTGCTGGTTGTGCTGGCGGTATTCATGGCAATCTATTCCGTGACCAGGCCCGGAGCCTGGGAAGGAGTGAAATATCTGTTTATCCCGAATCTCAGTAATTTCTCATGGATGACGGTCGTTGCGGCGATGGGGCAGATGTTTTATTCGTTGTCGATCGCCATGGGTGTGCTCTATACGTATGGCTCTTATATTGAGAAGTCGGTTGACATCGAGAAGTCCACAGCGCAGGTGGAGATCTTTGATACAGGCATCGCTGTTCTTGCCGGTATGATGATCATTCCGGCCGTGTTTGCTTTTTCCGGCGGTGATATGAGTGCGCTGCAGGCCGGGCCGTCTCTGGCCTTTATCACACTCCCCAAAATATTCTCCAGCATGGGAGCAGGGGGCGTGGCCGGGATTGCCTTTTTCCTGATGTTTTTATTTGCCGCGCTGACAAGTGCGATCTCCCTGATGGAGACAAGCGTCTCGTCTTTACAGGATGAATTAAAGTGGAGCCGCCGCAAGTGCTGCCTGCTGATGTGCGTTGTGATGTTCGTGGCGGGTTCCGCATCCTCACTCGGATACGGCGCACTGGACTTTGTGAAGATTTTTGGCATGGCTTTCCTGGATTTTTTCGATTTTCTGACGAACTCGGTGATGATGCCGCTGGCGGCGCTCTCGACATGTATTCTTGTCGTGAAGTTTGTAGGATTTCAGAAAATCGCAGAAGAGGTGGAGCGTTCGTCAGCGTTTCGCCGGAAAAAACTCTATCAGTTTTTTATGAAATATCTGGCGCCGATCTGTATAACGATCATTCTGATCAGTTCGATCGCCAATGTACTCGGGTGGATTACGCTCTAA
- a CDS encoding LytTR family DNA-binding domain-containing protein, producing the protein MVVAICESKKCDVELMKHMVEEFFGRRKLRGQICVYKDGAGLLQAAATVVFDIVLLEISLPDINGLSVSRTLRRRNPYVSIIFVSGSKRFAWEAFCIGAVHYVIKPIEKRWIEEALERCRRTICIEERKNGVEIIVDREHIIVHQDCIRYIESQEKQLYIHTAFGEYRIWKAIGSMEKELDEERFVKLQRSYIAHMDYIAGFQGESCTLKDGKIIGTSRKYRAIIREKHRNYLKLSAEKRWFCF; encoded by the coding sequence ATGGTAGTCGCAATTTGCGAAAGTAAGAAATGCGATGTGGAGCTTATGAAACATATGGTTGAGGAATTTTTCGGAAGGAGAAAACTGCGGGGACAGATCTGTGTCTATAAGGACGGAGCGGGTCTTTTACAGGCGGCGGCCACAGTTGTGTTCGATATTGTTCTGTTGGAAATCAGTCTGCCTGATATAAACGGACTGAGTGTATCCAGAACATTGCGCCGGAGAAATCCTTATGTCAGCATTATTTTTGTCAGCGGCAGCAAAAGATTTGCCTGGGAAGCGTTTTGCATCGGCGCGGTCCATTATGTAATTAAACCGATTGAGAAACGATGGATCGAGGAGGCACTGGAGCGATGCCGGAGGACTATTTGCATTGAAGAAAGAAAAAACGGGGTGGAGATCATAGTGGACAGAGAACATATCATCGTACATCAGGATTGCATCCGCTATATCGAATCTCAGGAAAAGCAGTTATATATTCACACGGCATTTGGAGAATACCGGATATGGAAGGCGATCGGAAGTATGGAAAAGGAGCTGGATGAGGAACGGTTTGTAAAACTGCAGAGAAGCTACATTGCCCATATGGATTATATCGCAGGATTTCAGGGAGAAAGCTGCACATTAAAAGACGGAAAGATAATCGGGACAAGTCGGAAATACCGGGCGATTATTCGGGAAAAGCACAGAAACTATCTGAAACTTTCCGCAGAGAAACGGTGGTTTTGTTTCTAG